In Pseudomonas sp. R76, one genomic interval encodes:
- a CDS encoding TIGR03756 family integrating conjugative element protein: MRRSRFVIRPLSLAITFSLSFSASAAITSATIIASTLSPTCLEYRVVGICYWLLCTPFGCKVKTSTKVRHYVPDAVVSAYSNTGANPWIEMSPLGTPNPMAQAGNDGTTNHVAENNIIKFKEADVIGHPGGATLSQFASASGYVCKGATLPLVPYFLSTLDPIAWRYGVPEAVYPEALIPGLREVGSLLSASSWGNVYPRSGFLNQTDDYKTGAVIAQRAGDVTTRLGQVHVYLPMLALPYPGYWPAGALREGDASTGKWQELTPVLNPTCATFPTITPNIDAQDGGYAWALWRPYSCCQRRGQTFLGSTDFL, translated from the coding sequence ATGAGACGCTCACGCTTCGTGATCCGCCCACTATCGCTGGCCATCACCTTCAGTTTGTCTTTCAGCGCTTCAGCAGCGATAACCTCGGCGACAATCATTGCTTCGACGCTGTCACCTACGTGCCTGGAATACAGGGTGGTCGGCATTTGCTATTGGCTCCTTTGCACACCCTTCGGTTGCAAAGTCAAAACGTCTACCAAGGTTCGTCACTACGTGCCGGATGCCGTGGTATCGGCCTACTCAAATACGGGAGCAAACCCGTGGATTGAGATGTCGCCTCTCGGCACGCCAAATCCTATGGCCCAAGCCGGTAATGACGGCACCACCAACCACGTTGCCGAAAACAACATCATCAAGTTCAAGGAGGCCGACGTCATTGGCCATCCCGGTGGTGCCACATTAAGCCAATTCGCCAGCGCTTCTGGTTATGTCTGCAAAGGCGCCACATTACCGCTCGTTCCTTACTTCCTCAGCACACTGGACCCGATTGCGTGGAGATATGGCGTCCCGGAGGCCGTCTACCCCGAAGCACTCATCCCAGGTCTGCGCGAGGTAGGCAGCCTGCTATCTGCAAGCAGTTGGGGGAACGTTTATCCCCGTAGCGGTTTTCTCAACCAGACAGATGACTACAAGACCGGTGCCGTAATTGCACAGCGCGCCGGTGACGTGACCACCCGACTGGGTCAGGTCCATGTCTACCTACCGATGCTTGCCCTACCCTACCCTGGTTACTGGCCAGCGGGAGCACTGCGCGAAGGTGACGCCTCCACCGGTAAGTGGCAGGAACTGACCCCGGTGCTCAATCCCACCTGCGCAACATTTCCAACCATCACACCCAATATCGATGCCCAGGACGGCGGATACGCCTGGGCGCTCTGGCGTCCGTATTCGTGCTGCCAACGTCGTGGCCAGACATTTCTCGGCAGTACGGACTTCCTATGA
- a CDS encoding TIGR03757 family integrating conjugative element protein, giving the protein MNHIHKPSRTSRHWLASIALTCLSAAAHAETWVITDQAHPVSAPTGVRIIRLDDQQRLEELLSRQLPADPRQAEATIQHFLSSPAGKRLQSELAQAQQGVTDAWSVGVAKIPAVVVDRRYVVYGETDVSKAVAQIDRARSLSR; this is encoded by the coding sequence ATGAACCATATCCATAAGCCTTCCCGCACGTCGAGGCATTGGCTTGCCTCCATAGCCTTAACGTGCCTGTCTGCCGCAGCACACGCGGAAACATGGGTCATCACTGATCAGGCACATCCTGTTTCCGCACCTACTGGCGTGCGCATCATTCGTCTCGACGACCAGCAACGCCTTGAGGAGCTGCTATCCCGACAGCTCCCTGCCGATCCGCGCCAGGCTGAAGCAACCATTCAACATTTCCTATCGAGCCCTGCCGGCAAACGTCTTCAAAGCGAGCTTGCTCAAGCCCAGCAGGGCGTCACCGATGCCTGGAGTGTGGGTGTAGCAAAGATCCCCGCAGTCGTCGTCGACCGCCGATATGTTGTGTACGGGGAGACAGACGTGTCTAAAGCCGTTGCGCAGATAGATCGAGCACGGAGCTTGTCACGATGA
- a CDS encoding LexA family protein: protein MSVTLLGPIAGGGIALPLYSSQVSAGFPSPAADHLEKLISLDELFEIRAPHMYLAKIQGDSMQGAGIFSGDLVLVDRSKTARHGDIVIAALNAECVCKRLHKLDDQVVLMAENPKFPPRYVMEGDELVIWGVVNYSVRDHAR from the coding sequence ATGAGCGTGACCCTTCTTGGTCCCATTGCTGGAGGTGGGATAGCACTCCCGCTGTATTCCTCCCAGGTGTCTGCCGGTTTTCCATCGCCTGCAGCGGACCACCTTGAAAAATTGATTTCCCTCGATGAGCTGTTTGAAATCCGAGCCCCGCACATGTACCTGGCCAAGATCCAAGGCGACAGCATGCAAGGCGCCGGGATTTTCAGCGGTGACCTGGTGCTGGTTGATCGAAGCAAAACGGCGCGGCATGGCGATATCGTCATTGCCGCGCTCAATGCCGAGTGCGTGTGTAAGCGTCTGCACAAGCTGGATGACCAGGTGGTGTTGATGGCCGAAAATCCCAAATTTCCGCCCAGGTACGTCATGGAGGGAGACGAACTGGTGATATGGGGGGTGGTGAACTACAGCGTGCGCGACCATGCACGTTAG